A window of Rhinatrema bivittatum chromosome 2, aRhiBiv1.1, whole genome shotgun sequence contains these coding sequences:
- the CSRNP1 gene encoding cysteine/serine-rich nuclear protein 1 isoform X2 translates to MVSRHSSHREFTLEEYAKEQERAHREKLKERIKEGKLEALKWKLTMNGTRECEEAERLTTDDISDEDIDVSSVDVEDGFFLQPYPAKKRRALLRAVGVKKIDKEEKRELNTIRLSREDCGCSCQEFCEPETCSCSLAGIKCQMDHTSFPCGCTKDGCGNTEGRIEFNQARVQTHHIHTIMKLELEEKQQSSEREMGVAEPEVLSQEQLQPFGCPVGKGALEERAATLAPAFQFSMDLETSGENSCSSDMTDSSASSGQSEDSEEQDEAVLSDKSQSDIDDDGLARILHFNDSENEESSSDCQDNLSYFHPEDFFCDNLGSQCISSVGRLGLDSYSSHLSNISECLDENANQDASCFLDGLTTYMSSSTDLYSKSYTDLGLSADSLDFFQSFSDYNLGPLYNSLKEYENLDNLALHFQLPNLPGFSPVGDPGSCFLESLMGLSESVPETPAPFTDNQLLEDAIKSSLIETVKV, encoded by the exons ATGGTGAGCAGGCACAGCTCCCACCGGGAGTTCACGCTGGAGGAGTACGCCAAGGAGCAGGAGCGCGCCCACAGGGAGAAGCTCAAGGAGCGGATAAAGGAGGGGAAGCTGGAGGCGCTGAAGTggaag TTAACCATGAACGGTACGAGAGAGTGTGAAGAGGCCGAGCGACTCACCACCGATGACATCTCCGACGAAGATATCGACGTGAGCAGCGTTGACGTCGAGGATGGCTTCTTTCTCCAGCCCTACCCTGCCAAGAAGAGACGCGCCTTGCTGAGGGCAGTAGGCGTGAAGAAGATAGACAAGGAGGAGAAGCGGGAGCTGAACACCATCCGTCTGTCCCGAGAGGACTGCGGCTGCAGCTGCCAGGAGTTCTGCGAGCCGGAGACGTGCAGCTGCAGCCTGGCAGGCATCAAGTGCCAG ATGGATCACACATCATTCCCCTGCGGCTGCACAAAGGACGGTTGTGGAAACACAGAGGGGAGGATCGAATTCAACCAAGCCCGGGTACAGACTCACCACATCCACACGATTATGAAGCTGGAgttggaggagaagcagcagagcagcgaGAGGGAGATGGGAGTCGCTGAGCCGGAGGTGCTCTCCCAGGAGCAGCTCCAGCCCTTCGGGTGCCCGGTGGGGAAGGGGGCGTTGGAAGAGAGGGCGGCTACGCTCGCGCCGGCCTTCCAATTCAGCATGGACCTGGAGACCAGCGGGGAGAACAGCTGCAGCAGCGACATGACTGACTCCTCTGCATCCTCCGGCCAGAGCGAGGACTCTGAAGAGCAGGACGAGGCCGTCCTCTCGGACAAGTCGCAGTCCGACATCGACGACGATGGCCTGGCTAGaatccttcacttcaatgactccGAGAACGAGGAGAGCAGCAGCGACTGCCAGGACAACCTCAGCTACTTCCATCCTGAGGACTTCTTCTGCGACAACCTGGGTAGCCAGTGCATTTCCAGCGTGGGAAGACTAGGCCTGGACAGCTACTCCAGCCACCTGTCAAACATTTCCGAGTGCCTGGATGAGAACGCAAACCAGGATGCCAGCTGCTTCCTAGACGGGCTGACTACCTACATGTCCTCCTCAACAGATCTGTATTCCAAGAGCTACACAGACCTTGGCCTTTCTGCGGACTCGCTGGATTTCTTTCAGTCCTTTTCCGACTATAACTTGGGACCCCTGTACAACTCCCTGAAGGAATATGAGAACCTGGACAACTTGGCATTACATTTTCAGTTGCCCAATCTTCCCGGCTTCTCTCCGGTGGGAGATCCGGGCTCCTGTTTTCTGGAGTCCCTGATGGGCCTGTCGGAATCTGTTCCAGAGACCCCGGCTCCTTTTACGGACAATCAACTCCTAGAAGATGCCATCAAGTCATCTCTAATAGAAACTGTGAAGGTCTAG
- the CSRNP1 gene encoding cysteine/serine-rich nuclear protein 1 isoform X1, whose amino-acid sequence MSGMLKRKYDVLEDDSTYSSSSSSSSSSPFSSLVASSGWESDEENSREETKPRAALISSDFIPRSILKKVKRLRRNPVGFDRVTVFYFPRCQGFTSVPSRGGCTLGMVSRHSSHREFTLEEYAKEQERAHREKLKERIKEGKLEALKWKLTMNGTRECEEAERLTTDDISDEDIDVSSVDVEDGFFLQPYPAKKRRALLRAVGVKKIDKEEKRELNTIRLSREDCGCSCQEFCEPETCSCSLAGIKCQMDHTSFPCGCTKDGCGNTEGRIEFNQARVQTHHIHTIMKLELEEKQQSSEREMGVAEPEVLSQEQLQPFGCPVGKGALEERAATLAPAFQFSMDLETSGENSCSSDMTDSSASSGQSEDSEEQDEAVLSDKSQSDIDDDGLARILHFNDSENEESSSDCQDNLSYFHPEDFFCDNLGSQCISSVGRLGLDSYSSHLSNISECLDENANQDASCFLDGLTTYMSSSTDLYSKSYTDLGLSADSLDFFQSFSDYNLGPLYNSLKEYENLDNLALHFQLPNLPGFSPVGDPGSCFLESLMGLSESVPETPAPFTDNQLLEDAIKSSLIETVKV is encoded by the exons ATGAGTGGGATGTTGAAAAGGAAATATGATGTACTGGAGGATGATTCCACCTACTctagttcctcctcctcctcctcctcctcccctttctcctccttgGTGGCCTCCTCTGGCTGGGAATCTGATGAGGAAAACTCTAGAGAAGAAACCAAGCCCCGTGCTGCCTTAATATCCAGCGATTTCATCC ccaggtccatcctGAAGAAGGTGAAACGGCTCAGGAGGAATCCGGTGGGGTTTGACCGGGTCACTGTGTTCTACTTCCCCCGCTGCCAGGGCTTCACCAGCGTGCCCAGCCGCGGGGGCTGCACCCTGGGCATGGTGAGCAGGCACAGCTCCCACCGGGAGTTCACGCTGGAGGAGTACGCCAAGGAGCAGGAGCGCGCCCACAGGGAGAAGCTCAAGGAGCGGATAAAGGAGGGGAAGCTGGAGGCGCTGAAGTggaag TTAACCATGAACGGTACGAGAGAGTGTGAAGAGGCCGAGCGACTCACCACCGATGACATCTCCGACGAAGATATCGACGTGAGCAGCGTTGACGTCGAGGATGGCTTCTTTCTCCAGCCCTACCCTGCCAAGAAGAGACGCGCCTTGCTGAGGGCAGTAGGCGTGAAGAAGATAGACAAGGAGGAGAAGCGGGAGCTGAACACCATCCGTCTGTCCCGAGAGGACTGCGGCTGCAGCTGCCAGGAGTTCTGCGAGCCGGAGACGTGCAGCTGCAGCCTGGCAGGCATCAAGTGCCAG ATGGATCACACATCATTCCCCTGCGGCTGCACAAAGGACGGTTGTGGAAACACAGAGGGGAGGATCGAATTCAACCAAGCCCGGGTACAGACTCACCACATCCACACGATTATGAAGCTGGAgttggaggagaagcagcagagcagcgaGAGGGAGATGGGAGTCGCTGAGCCGGAGGTGCTCTCCCAGGAGCAGCTCCAGCCCTTCGGGTGCCCGGTGGGGAAGGGGGCGTTGGAAGAGAGGGCGGCTACGCTCGCGCCGGCCTTCCAATTCAGCATGGACCTGGAGACCAGCGGGGAGAACAGCTGCAGCAGCGACATGACTGACTCCTCTGCATCCTCCGGCCAGAGCGAGGACTCTGAAGAGCAGGACGAGGCCGTCCTCTCGGACAAGTCGCAGTCCGACATCGACGACGATGGCCTGGCTAGaatccttcacttcaatgactccGAGAACGAGGAGAGCAGCAGCGACTGCCAGGACAACCTCAGCTACTTCCATCCTGAGGACTTCTTCTGCGACAACCTGGGTAGCCAGTGCATTTCCAGCGTGGGAAGACTAGGCCTGGACAGCTACTCCAGCCACCTGTCAAACATTTCCGAGTGCCTGGATGAGAACGCAAACCAGGATGCCAGCTGCTTCCTAGACGGGCTGACTACCTACATGTCCTCCTCAACAGATCTGTATTCCAAGAGCTACACAGACCTTGGCCTTTCTGCGGACTCGCTGGATTTCTTTCAGTCCTTTTCCGACTATAACTTGGGACCCCTGTACAACTCCCTGAAGGAATATGAGAACCTGGACAACTTGGCATTACATTTTCAGTTGCCCAATCTTCCCGGCTTCTCTCCGGTGGGAGATCCGGGCTCCTGTTTTCTGGAGTCCCTGATGGGCCTGTCGGAATCTGTTCCAGAGACCCCGGCTCCTTTTACGGACAATCAACTCCTAGAAGATGCCATCAAGTCATCTCTAATAGAAACTGTGAAGGTCTAG